From Candidatus Thermoplasmatota archaeon, a single genomic window includes:
- a CDS encoding type IV toxin-antitoxin system AbiEi family antitoxin, whose protein sequence is MEKITTNYIMDLLFDNDIFYFQPKQLSILLGKPLNTTYDLIQKLKNQGVIHEIENGKYLVTGYDKKRIFSNPLYVASNVVVPSYVSYWSMLNYYGFTDQVPRMVFLATTKQKKQLQFHTYTFKYIHIKKEKLYGYTKLVNDGFPMFLAEPEKAIIDSIDLPHYAGGIKEVARAIGAALDSLSIQKLIEYAQRFPNKSTISRLGYLFERHGVALPDLSASISHSFVVLNPKKPKSTIWNKNWRINVNEEV, encoded by the coding sequence ATGGAAAAAATTACCACAAATTATATAATGGACTTGCTATTTGATAATGACATTTTCTATTTTCAACCAAAGCAATTATCGATACTGCTTGGAAAACCTCTGAATACAACCTATGATCTGATTCAAAAATTAAAAAACCAAGGGGTTATCCACGAAATAGAAAACGGAAAATATCTTGTGACCGGTTACGACAAAAAAAGAATCTTCTCTAATCCATTGTATGTTGCATCGAATGTTGTTGTCCCCTCCTATGTAAGTTATTGGTCAATGCTCAACTATTATGGTTTCACCGACCAAGTCCCCCGGATGGTTTTTCTTGCAACAACAAAGCAAAAAAAACAGCTGCAGTTTCATACGTATACGTTCAAGTACATCCATATAAAAAAAGAGAAATTATACGGATATACTAAACTAGTCAATGACGGTTTTCCGATGTTTCTTGCAGAACCGGAAAAAGCTATCATTGATAGTATTGATCTGCCGCACTATGCTGGTGGCATCAAAGAAGTGGCACGCGCCATAGGTGCCGCTCTTGATTCTCTTTCGATACAAAAACTCATCGAATATGCACAGAGATTCCCAAACAAAAGTACTATTTCAAGACTAGGGTACCTGTTTGAACGACATGGTGTTGCACTACCTGATTTATCAGCTTCGATTTCTCATTCATTTGTGGTGTTAAATCCGAAAAAACCTAAAAGCACTATTTGGAACAAAAACTGGAGAATCAATGTCAACGAGGAGGTCTAA
- a CDS encoding nucleotidyl transferase AbiEii/AbiGii toxin family protein — MLTRRQLQSFSTKAGVPLLTVERDYIQTLFLYELFTHSNAFIFKGGTCLRMAYNLNRYSEDLDFNYNESSEKAIRTLKESATRLNDFGIEGEIKKIESSFSGFTAKLHYKGPLYTGMERSVGTIVIDVSCRKEKVQTTSRPFRPVYDDCPSFILQCLSLEHLFAEKIRALLIRHKARDLYDVWFLQAMVDVDYQLINEKLKLYDTSLDALDIDSVFASLEKEWGQDLHALLGRSVPSYQEIQQVVGKKLREWQKKS; from the coding sequence ATGCTTACAAGACGACAGCTGCAAAGTTTTTCAACCAAGGCAGGTGTGCCATTGCTTACCGTCGAACGAGATTATATTCAAACACTATTTCTCTATGAGCTCTTTACGCACAGTAACGCATTCATATTTAAAGGAGGAACATGCCTTCGGATGGCGTATAACCTGAATCGTTATTCTGAGGATCTTGATTTTAATTATAATGAATCTAGCGAAAAAGCAATACGTACCTTGAAAGAATCTGCCACACGCCTCAATGATTTCGGTATAGAGGGCGAGATAAAAAAAATTGAGAGTAGCTTTTCAGGGTTTACAGCGAAGTTGCACTATAAAGGGCCTTTGTATACAGGCATGGAACGTTCGGTTGGAACCATTGTGATTGATGTTAGTTGTAGAAAAGAAAAGGTGCAAACGACATCTCGTCCTTTTCGTCCAGTCTATGATGATTGTCCATCGTTTATTTTACAATGTCTTTCACTTGAACATTTGTTTGCTGAGAAGATTAGAGCATTACTGATTCGGCATAAGGCACGTGATTTGTATGATGTCTGGTTCTTACAGGCTATGGTTGACGTGGATTATCAGTTAATTAATGAGAAACTTAAACTGTATGATACATCGCTTGATGCTCTTGATATTGATTCGGTTTTTGCTTCTCTTGAAAAAGAATGGGGACAGGATCTTCATGCATTACTGGGGAGGAGCGTTCCTTCTTATCAAGAGATACAGCAAGTGGTTGGGAAAAAATTACGGGAATGGCAGAAAAAATCGTAG